A single window of Fusobacterium periodonticum 1_1_41FAA DNA harbors:
- the rplA gene encoding 50S ribosomal protein L1, which produces MAKHRGKKYLEVAKLVETGKLYDIKEALELVQKTRTAKFTETVEVALRLGVDPRHADQQIRGTVVLPHGTGKTVKILAITSGENIEKALAAGADYAGAEEYINQIQQGWLDFDLVIATPDMMPKIGRLGKILGTKGLMPNPKSGTVTPDIAAAVSEFKKGKLAFRVDKLGSIHAPIGKVDFDLDKIEENFKAFMDQIIRLKPATSKGQYLRTVAVSLTMGPGVKMDPAIVAKIVG; this is translated from the coding sequence ATGGCAAAACATAGAGGAAAAAAATATTTAGAAGTAGCTAAATTAGTTGAAACAGGAAAACTTTATGACATAAAAGAAGCTCTTGAATTAGTTCAAAAAACAAGAACTGCAAAATTTACAGAAACTGTTGAAGTAGCATTAAGACTTGGAGTAGATCCAAGACATGCTGACCAACAAATCAGAGGAACAGTTGTATTACCTCATGGAACAGGAAAAACTGTTAAAATACTAGCAATCACTTCAGGTGAAAATATAGAAAAAGCATTAGCAGCGGGAGCAGATTATGCTGGAGCTGAAGAATACATCAACCAAATTCAACAAGGTTGGTTAGATTTCGATTTAGTAATCGCTACTCCAGATATGATGCCTAAAATCGGAAGATTAGGAAAAATACTAGGGACTAAAGGATTAATGCCTAACCCTAAATCAGGAACAGTAACTCCTGATATTGCTGCAGCAGTATCTGAATTCAAAAAAGGTAAACTTGCATTCAGAGTAGACAAATTAGGATCTATCCATGCTCCAATCGGAAAAGTTGATTTCGATTTAGATAAAATTGAAGAAAACTTCAAAGCATTTATGGATCAAATTATCAGATTAAAACCAGCTACATCTAAAGGACAATACCTAAGAACAGTAGCAGTATCACTAACTATGGGACCAGGAGTAAAAATGGATCCTGCTATAGTTGCTAAAATTGTTGGATAA
- the rplL gene encoding 50S ribosomal protein L7/L12: MAFNKEQFIADLEAMTVLELKELVSALEEHFGVTAAAPVAVAAAGPAEAAEEKTEFDVVLKSAGGNKIAVIKEVRAITGLGLKEAKDLVDNGGVIKEAAPKEEAEAIKEKLTAAGAEVEVK; encoded by the coding sequence ATGGCATTCAATAAAGAACAATTTATAGCTGATTTAGAAGCTATGACAGTATTAGAATTAAAAGAATTAGTATCTGCACTAGAAGAACACTTTGGAGTAACTGCTGCTGCACCTGTAGCTGTAGCTGCTGCTGGACCAGCTGAAGCTGCTGAAGAAAAAACTGAATTTGATGTAGTATTAAAGAGCGCTGGTGGAAACAAAATAGCTGTAATTAAAGAAGTTAGAGCTATCACTGGTTTAGGATTAAAAGAAGCTAAAGACTTAGTTGATAATGGTGGAGTAATCAAAGAAGCTGCACCAAAAGAAGAAGCTGAAGCAATAAAAGAAAAATTAACTGCAGCTGGAGCAGAAGTAGAAGTAAAATAG
- the rplJ gene encoding 50S ribosomal protein L10, whose product MATQVKKELVAELVEKIKKAQSVVFVDYQGIKVNEETSLRKQMRENGAEYLVAKNRLFKIALKESGVEDNFDEILEGTTAFAFGYNDPVAPAKAVFDLAKTKAKAKQNVFKIKGGYLTGKKVSAQAVEELAKLPSREQLLSMLLNSMLGPVRKLAYATVAIADKKEGSAE is encoded by the coding sequence ATGGCAACTCAAGTTAAAAAAGAACTTGTAGCAGAATTAGTTGAAAAAATTAAAAAAGCTCAATCAGTTGTTTTTGTTGATTATCAAGGTATTAAGGTTAATGAAGAAACTTCATTAAGAAAACAAATGAGAGAAAATGGAGCTGAATACTTAGTAGCTAAAAATAGACTATTTAAAATAGCTCTTAAAGAATCTGGAGTTGAAGATAACTTTGACGAAATATTAGAAGGTACTACAGCATTTGCATTTGGATATAATGATCCAGTAGCACCTGCAAAAGCAGTATTTGATTTAGCAAAAACTAAAGCTAAAGCAAAACAAAATGTATTTAAAATTAAAGGTGGTTACTTAACAGGTAAAAAAGTTAGTGCTCAAGCAGTTGAAGAATTAGCTAAATTACCTTCAAGAGAACAATTACTATCTATGTTATTGAACTCTATGTTAGGACCAGTTAGAAAACTTGCTTATGCAACTGTAGCAATAGCAGACAAAAAAGAAGGATCTGCTGAATAA